In Erigeron canadensis isolate Cc75 chromosome 1, C_canadensis_v1, whole genome shotgun sequence, a single window of DNA contains:
- the LOC122606839 gene encoding N-terminal acetyltransferase A complex catalytic subunit NAA10 — MVCIRKATMDDLIAMQTCNLFCLPENYQMKYYFYHILSWPHLLYVAEDYGGKIVGYVLAKMEEETTECHGHITSLAVLRTHRKLGLATKLMTAAQQAMEQVFSAEYVSLHVRKSNRAAFHLYTETLGYKIHDIEAKYYADGEDAYDMRKQLKGKHQHQHQHHHHQHGGGCCSGDAKAE, encoded by the exons ATGGTGTGCATAAGAAAAGCAACGATGGACGACCTGATAGCGATGCAAACATGTAATCTTTTCTGCCTCCCTGAAAACTAccaaatgaaatactatttttatcACATCTTGTCTTGGCCCCACCTTCTTTATGTCGCCGAAGATTACGGCGGCAAGATTGTCGGTTATGTTCTTGCTAAGATGGAAGAAGAAACCACCGAGTGTCACGGCCATATCACGTCCCTTGCCGTCCTCCGTACTCATCGGAAGTTGGGTCTTGCTACTAAGCTCATGACTGCTGCTCAACAGGCCATGGAACAG GTGTTTAGTGCCGAGTATGTGTCTTTGCACGTGAGGAAGAGTAATCGTGCAGCATTCCATTTGTACACCGAGACATTGGGATACAAGATCCATGACATAGAGGCAAAGTACTATGCAGATGGAGAGGATGCATATGATATGAGGAAACAGTTGAAGGGAAAACATCAGCACCAACAccaacatcatcaccaccagcatGGTGGTGGTTGCTGCTCTGGAGATGCAAAGGCGGAATGA
- the LOC122582623 gene encoding uncharacterized protein LOC122582623, with protein sequence MALTTPKAKRRSCSIQSSLATTLFLVLLFTIPALLMLHTPPTLSDTFSTTTTISFSGDLRSAEFSWNHLSFSPHIPPPIALKIAVFTRKWPVGTTPGGMERHAHTLHMALATRGHEIHIFTSPPHEDVSLMNIKTANAPIVHFHEGAEPGQWRYNKAWEQYEEENEKRPFDVIHTESVALPHYKVRNIPNLAVSWHGIALESVSSSIYQDLIRRPDEQMSESFNKSLQGMIPKVLNEIRFFRNYEHHVATSDSCGEMLRDVYQIPSKRVHVIANGVNENDFREDPDLGQQFRSKIGLPQNASLLLGISGRLVKDKGHPLLYEAFAKLMKKHKNVYLVVVGAGPWRQRYLELGSQVIVLGSMSPSELRGFYNGIDIFVNPTLRPQGLDISLMEVMMAGKPLLASRYPSIKGTLLVDDEYGFMFSPNVESLVEALETVVAEGPRRLAQRGKACHKFAMSMFTAGKMALAYERLFLCIKNKTYCIYP encoded by the coding sequence ATGGCTCTCACCACCCCTAAAGCCAAGAGAAGATCATGCTCTATCCAATCTAGCCTAGCAACCACCCTCTTCTTAGTCCTTCTCTTTACCATTCCGGCCCTCCTTATGTTACACACCCCTCCGACTTTAAGCGATACCTTTTCCACCACAACTACCATCTCTTTCTCTGGGGACCTTAGGTCCGCAGAGTTCTCATGGAATCATCTAAGTTTCTCTCCTCACATCCCTCCACCTATTGCCCTCAAGATAGCCGTTTTCACTAGAAAATGGCCGGTTGGGACAACGCCAGGAGGGATGGAGCGCCATGCACACACTTTGCACATGGCTTTAGCTACTCGTGGCCACGAGATCCATATTTTCACTTCTCCACCACATGAAGATGTCAGCTTGATGAACATTAAGACTGCCAATGCCCCTATCGTGCATTTCCATGAAGGTGCCGAGCCTGGTCAATGGAGATACAACAAGGCATGGGAACAATACGAGGAGGAGAACGAAAAACGTCCATTTGATGTGATTCACACCGAGAGTGTTGCGTTACCTCATTATAAAGTTAGAAATATCCCTAATCTTGCAGTCTCATGGCATGGAATTGCACTAGAAAGTGTTTCATCTAGTATCTATCAAGATTTGATAAGAAGGCCCGACGAACAAATGTCAGAGTCATTTAACAAGAGTTTACAAGGCATGATCCCCAAAGTTTTGAATGAAATTCGGTTCTTTAGAAACTACGAGCACCATGTTGCTACTAGTGATAGTTGTGGTGAAATGCTTAGAGATGTTTACCAGATCCCTAGTAAACGAGTACACGTGATTGCTAATGGAGTAAATGAGAACGATTTTCGTGAAGATCCTGATTTAGGGCAACAATTTAGATCCAAAATTGGTCTACCCCAAAATGCAAGTTTACTCCTGGGAATATCAGGGAGACTAGTGAAAGATAAAGGGCACCCTTTACTGTATGAAGCCTTTGCAAAGCTAatgaaaaaacacaaaaatgtataTTTGGTGGTGGTTGGTGCTGGTCCATGGCGACAAAGATACTTGGAGCTAGGGTCCCAAGTCATAGTCTTAGGGTCCATGAGCCCTTCAGAGCTACGTGGGTTCTATAACGGGATTGATATCTTTGTAAACCCGACTCTTAGACCACAAGGGCTGGATATATCACTCATGGAAGTGATGATGGCTGGGAAGCCGTTGTTGGCATCACGTTATCCTAGCATCAAAGGGACTCTTCTCGTTGATGATGAGTATGGTTTTATGTTTTCACCAAATGTTGAGTCATTGGTGGAGGCTTTGGAGACCGTGGTAGCAGAAGGCCCGAGAAGGCTTGCCCAGAGAGGGAAGGCGTGCCATAAATTTGCAATGTCCATGTTTACTGCTGGGAAAATGGCGTTAGCTTACGAGAGACTATTTCTATGTATAAAGAACAAAACATATTGTATCTATCCTTAG
- the LOC122585125 gene encoding uncharacterized protein LOC122585125: MDWGFVNRSWEKWASNYVSSNADAGQPLKAALLINYDPTGPSRLLSTIAEEEGIEADPIEVGEFVNFFKRRNYQTESFFIESHQYIVTSIHENWFCARCLDTSKPAGEGAIVYKTSCFLFVALYDGSIGSASRAMAAVDRFALHLERRNL; the protein is encoded by the exons ATGGATTGGGGTTTTGTGAACAGAAGCTGGGAAAAATGGGCGTCTAACTATGTTTCCTCCAATGCTGATGCTG gtCAACCATTGAAGGCTGCTCTGCTAATCAACTATGATCCAACCGGACCTTCTCGTCTACTGTCTACCAT TGCAGAGGAGGAAGGTATAGAAGCAGATCCCATTGAAGTGGGCGAGTTTGTGAACTTCTTCAAACGACGCAATTACCAGACTGAAAGCTTCTTTATTGAGTCACATCAAT ATATTGTTACATCAATACATGAGAATTGGTTTTGTGCAAGGTGCCTGGACACTTCAAAGCCTGCCGGTGAAGGAGCTATAGTGTACAAGACATCATGTTTCCTCTTTGTAGCATT ATATGATGGCTCCATTGGTTCAGCATCTCGTGCCATGGCCGCAGTTGATCGTTTTGCATTGCATCTAGAACGAAGAAATCTATGA